Part of the Faecalibacterium duncaniae genome, CGTCAGCAATGACCTTGGCGTTCTGGCGGTAGTAATCGAGGTTGGCCTGGATCTCAGCCATGCCGCTCTCGGTGAACACGGCGGCAGCAGCGCGCTGAACGACGTAGGGCACGCCGTTGAACTTGGTGGTCTGGCGGCGCAGCCACAGCTTGTTCAGGTTCATGCCCTCGCGCTCCAGCTCGTGGGGCACGATGGTGTAGCCGCAGCGGGTGCCGGTGAAGCCTGCGATCTTGGAGAAGGAGCAGATCTCAATGGCGCACTCGCGGGCACCCTCTACCTCAAAGATGCTGCGTGCCAGAGCGGGATCGGTGATGAAGCACTCGTAGGCGGCATCGTACAGGATAACGGCGTTGTTCTTTTTGGCGTAGTCCACCCAGGCCTTGAGCTGCTCGCGGGTGTAGGCGGCACCGGTGGGGTTGTTGGGGCTGCAGATGTAGATGATGTCAGCCTTCACGCTGTCATCGGGCATCCCCAGGAAGCCGTTCTCCTGGCTGGTGCGGCTGTAAATGATCTTGCGGCCGTCGGTCACGTTGTCGTCCACATAGGTGGGGTAAACGGGGTCCGGAACCAGAACGGTGTTGTCCACATCAAACAGGCCCAGCACATTGGCCAGGTCGCTCTTGGCACCGTCGGAGATAAAGATCTCATCCTCAGCCAGCTGGGTGCCGCGGCCTGCGTAGTAGCCCTGAATGGCCTGCTTCAGGAACGGATAGCCCTGCTCGGGGCCGTAGCCGTGGAAGCCCTCCTTGGTGCCCATCTCAGCGGCGGCATCCTGCATGGCGGTGACCACGCACTTTGCCAGAGGCTGGGTCACATCGCCGATGCCCAGGCGGATGATCTCCTTTTCGGGGTGTGCTTCCTGATAGGCGGCCACCTTGTGGGCAATGTCCACGAACAGGTAGCTTGCCTTCAGCTCGCCGTAATGGTGATTCATTTTCATAAGTTGTTCCCTCGCTTTATATGATTGCCCGCCCTCTCAGGCCGCTTCGCGTCCAGCTCTCCCAAAGGGAGAGCCGATGCAGCGTCTACGCCAGCAGAAGCTGACCGTTGAGCCGCAATTGCCTCTCCCTTTGGGAGAGGTGGCATTGCAAAGCAATGACGGAGAGGGCGAGGATGTTAAACTTCCGCAACTCCCTCGTACACCGTGACAGCGCTGCCGGTCATCAGCAGCTGCCTGCCGGGCAGTACCCGGATGACCAGCTCACCGCCGCGCAGCTGCACATGGATATCCTGCCCGGCGGGGCAGATGCCCAGCTCGGTCAGAGCCGCCACGGTGGCACAGGTGCCGGTGCCGCAGGCCCAGGTCTCGCCGCTGCCGCGTTCCCACACCCGCATCTTCAGGTGGGCGGCATCCACCACCTGCACGAACTCGGTGTTGATGCGCTCCGGGAAGTTGGCATGATGCTCGAACGCCGGGCCGATGGCTTCCAGCTTCAGGCTGTCCACATCCTCCACCACGGTCACGCAGTGGGGGTTGCCCACGCTGATGCAGGTCACCTTCCACACTTTTCCCTCTACGGTGAGCGGCTGATCCACCAGCGGGTCCTCGCCCATGTGGATGGCAGGCAGGTCAGCCGGCAGGGTGCTGTAAGTGCCCATCTCCACCTGCCACAGCTGTGCGCCCTGCCGGGTGATGCGCTTGACACCGCTGTTGGTGTCGATGGCCAGGACAGGCTTTTCCACCCCGTGGGTGTAGAGCCACTCGGCCACACAGCGCACGCCGTTGCCGCACATCTGGGCCTCGCTGCCGTCTGCGTTGAAAATGCGCATCCGGCCATCGGCCCCGGGGGTCACAGGGGCGCAGATACAGATGATGCCGTCTGCACCCACGGAAAAATGCCGGGCTGAGAGCCGCTGTGCAAGCGCGGCAATGTCTGCGGGCACACCGGATGCACGGCAGTCCAGATAGATGTAATCATTGGCACAGCCCTGCATCTTGGTAAATGACAATTTCATGGAGCATTCTCCTTTACAGGCGGGACCTCTGCGGCCATGCTGAGGCAGCATGGCTGAGAGGTTTGGTTCGTCACATATAATCATAAGAATCAAACGGGCTTCTGTCAAGCAAAAAAGAGGGCTTTGTGCAATTTTCATCGGTTTTTTCTGCCCGTAAAGGGCCGGAATGCAAAACAGGGCTTGACAAGATACGGCCCATGGGATATAAAAAGAGAGAGTGCTTTTGCGCGCCGGAGAGGGCGTGCAGGCAGAGAAGAAAGAATCATTGACAAAAGGAGACCGCGACGATGGATACTTTTGAAAAGATCCGTGCACTGCTGGCAGAGCAGCTGGATATTGACCCTGCTAAGATCACGATGGAGAGCGACATTATGAGTGATTTCGAGGCCGACAGCCTGGATATCGTGGACATGGTGATGACGCTGGAGGATGAGTTTGGCATTGAGGTGCCGGACGATGCCATCGAGAATCTGCGCACCGTGGGCGACGTGGTGGAATTTGTGGACAGCCACAAGGGCTGATAACAGTTTTGCAAAAAGGCCCCGCACCCGCAGCGCTGCACACGGCGGCACTGCAGCGGGGCTTTTAATATGAGCTCGTGCGGAACGGCTGGAACACAGGCGTTTGGCGCACGGCTTAGGAGGATATAACAAAATGGCAAAAGACAACAAGAAGCTTG contains:
- a CDS encoding LL-diaminopimelate aminotransferase, giving the protein MKMNHHYGELKASYLFVDIAHKVAAYQEAHPEKEIIRLGIGDVTQPLAKCVVTAMQDAAAEMGTKEGFHGYGPEQGYPFLKQAIQGYYAGRGTQLAEDEIFISDGAKSDLANVLGLFDVDNTVLVPDPVYPTYVDDNVTDGRKIIYSRTSQENGFLGMPDDSVKADIIYICSPNNPTGAAYTREQLKAWVDYAKKNNAVILYDAAYECFITDPALARSIFEVEGARECAIEICSFSKIAGFTGTRCGYTIVPHELEREGMNLNKLWLRRQTTKFNGVPYVVQRAAAAVFTESGMAEIQANLDYYRQNAKVIADALDECGVWYCGGKNSPYIWLRCPGGMKSWEFFDWLLENCGVVGTPGVGFGECGEGYFRLTAFGDAEKTKVAAQRIKAAIQAL
- the dapF gene encoding diaminopimelate epimerase: MKLSFTKMQGCANDYIYLDCRASGVPADIAALAQRLSARHFSVGADGIICICAPVTPGADGRMRIFNADGSEAQMCGNGVRCVAEWLYTHGVEKPVLAIDTNSGVKRITRQGAQLWQVEMGTYSTLPADLPAIHMGEDPLVDQPLTVEGKVWKVTCISVGNPHCVTVVEDVDSLKLEAIGPAFEHHANFPERINTEFVQVVDAAHLKMRVWERGSGETWACGTGTCATVAALTELGICPAGQDIHVQLRGGELVIRVLPGRQLLMTGSAVTVYEGVAEV
- the acpP gene encoding acyl carrier protein, which gives rise to MDTFEKIRALLAEQLDIDPAKITMESDIMSDFEADSLDIVDMVMTLEDEFGIEVPDDAIENLRTVGDVVEFVDSHKG